In the genome of Ursus arctos isolate Adak ecotype North America unplaced genomic scaffold, UrsArc2.0 scaffold_22, whole genome shotgun sequence, the window GTTTTGATAACACTtgatgaaataataaagactagtgGAGGTAACAGAAAAAGGAAGGGTGTATAAAATGGAGCACTTGATTTCACATGATTTTTGCATCTCAAAATTCCCTAATGACTCTGAAGATAAACCGAAATTTTTGTATTATCATCTCACATCAATAAAGGTTTGggtttgtttatatgtttgtttgttttgacacAACATGCTTAGGAAACAcgtcctcaaaaaaaattttagagactAAAGTGTTCGAgacatacattttgtttttattgagtaCCTGGACACTTTAAACCAATGGGTTTGGGTGCATTTAATTCAGTGATAGATGGATACTTGTGAATCCTTCTGGAGAAGAATCCATAAAAGAAGGagctgaaaaaggaaatgaaaaagaaaaaaggaacatcaTATCTTCactattttgttctttgtgtttcttcctcTCATTATGCAGTAGCATCCAGAAACGCACTGAGTAACAGTCGTCACGGAGTAGGATGATGtgaaaacaatctaaaatgcaggcaggggcgcctgggtggcactgcggttaagcgtctgccttccgctcagggcatggtcccggcgttctgggatcgagccccgcatcaggttcctccactatgagcctgcttcttcctctcccactccccgtgcttgtgttccctctctcgctggctgtctctctgccgaataaataaataaaatctttaaaaaaatgcaggcaAATTTcacaaaagatttaaatagaaaaCTAAGCCCTCTCATTTAATAtggtttttgaaatatttgatgTAGTTTGGGGACACGTTACTATCGTATCAAGGGGAAGACTGTAGGTGTTAATCACAGTGGATTTTAGGAACACAACATCTTTACCACGTGAATGCGGATCATCTTGGTCTTGGCACCATAGACAAGTGGATTGACAAATGGGGGAACCAGCAAGTAGAGGCTAGAAAAGAGGATATGAATATAAGGGGGAACATGAGCACCAAACCTATgtgtgaagaaggagaagaagccaAGTGAGTAGAACTGGAGGAAGACACAGATGTGGGCGATGCAGGTATTGAAAGCTTTCCACCGAGCCTCCTTCTGGGGCAAACGAAAAACTGTGATAAATATCTGTATGTAGGACAAAGTGATGAATATCAGGTCAAATCCTGCAACAGCAAATGCCACAAACAAGCCATAGATTTTGTTGATCCGCACATTTTCAGCAGCCAGCTTCACGATGGCCATATGCTCACAGTAGCAGTGGGAGATGATGGTTGTATGGTAAAATTGCAACCGGCACTTTATTAGTACTAGGCACGGGGCTACTAGAATGGCAGCCCTGACTGTTACCATAGCCCCTATTTGGGTGACCAGCTGGTGGGTGAAGATAGAGCCATGTCTTAGTGGATAATGAATGGCCACATAACGGTCCAGGGCCATGGACAGTAGGATGCCTGACTCTATGCACTGAAATGTATGGATAAGCCACATTTGAAGCAAGCAAGAATCAAAATAAATCTCTGGTACATGAAACCAGAAGATGCCAAGCATCTTGGGCATGATGGTGGTTGCAAGTGCAATATCTGTGACTCCTAGCATGCCTAGGAAAATGTACATGGGCTCATGGAGGCTGCTCTTTGATTTGATGATAATCAGAAGCATGGAATTTCCAAACATAGCAGTGAGATACATGGCACAGAATGGAATCCCGATCCAGCACTGCACAGACTCTAGGCCTGGGATCCCTATTAGTGTCAACACAGAAGGCATGAAGACTGTAACGTTGGAGGTGGACATAATGTCTTTGGGTCTCTagaagcaaaagaataaagtgtCTCAGTCAGTGGTACTCTTCTcttctaattccattttttatcCAGTCATCATAGTGAGTCTCTCTGATTTTAGCAGAATGCTAAGATCATATTATCCATCTCATTTATACTACTGAAGGTAAAAAACAGATCTGTAGATACTCATCACTGTTTCAGGGGGAGCAATCACAAGCACTAGGCCACAAGAAGAGGTTATGTGCATGGCAGGCCAAATGCATTAGAACCACCAGATCATCCGAGTAAGGGAATCAGCTGCTGACCTCTCTGTTATGTCATTCTACCTGTGGACAAAATAATtgtacttgtttattttgtttggaaaGGACATTTGAATCAGACTTTGAAGAATCTCTCGAGCTACCCAACAGTACTACTATTTTCCACTGTCTCTAGGTCTAGAACTGTCCGTTTGACACAGTAAATCTGACTCTGACCCACATATGATATAAAAGCTTATTATTACAGAGGGTAACAGCTGACATCGAAGTGTGGATTATATGTAGATGTCTATATCGATCTCTATTGTCTATACCTATGTAAGACTAGATGTCCTTTCAAAGGATGTCCTTTCTAAGGAAGAGTTTtggaaaagattattttaattaatgtactTGGCTATTCTAGGTCAAAATTTCAtgctatttttacatttcttataaGACTGCATCCTATTTTACCTATATTATTAACAACTGAAATCCTGAAAATTAATTATATGCTTAAATTAACTGACATTCTGTAATGTACATTAGTTAACACCAGAGGTGAGGAATCTCTAGGAGGCATGAGAACCCATTCTTGCTGACTACAGGAAGTAGACAATGGGTAACTGCTTAACATAGAAGAAGACAGGACAGTTGTCTGGGTCCCATGGTTCAGAGCAGTCATTAACATGAGATTTGGCCAATTTAGGTTAATTCTTAACGAAATAGAGATCATTGGAATCAGTGAATCATTTTGTGAGCTCAGGAGTAAGAGATGCATAGaaaataaatgggggaaaagtGACACTCCCAGGCCGCTGGGACTACCTCTGAGAGAGTCAAGTGGGTGCACACTGTGGGAGCTGGTGGTTTTTGGTGGCACATACAGAAACAGAGGCTGTCCTGGAAGATTTAGGGAAGAGAGCAGACTGCAatttctctgctctgggccagagatttGGGTGTTGCCATTTTTgttctgaccctcagaagaggggCGGAAAGCAatcagggaacaaaagcagagAAGACTAATTTCCTTAGAGACCATTTCCCCAATAGGTGGCGGGGCATCTCTGCCCAAGCAGGGTTACCTTGGAA includes:
- the LOC125282490 gene encoding olfactory receptor 52A1-like, which encodes MSTSNVTVFMPSVLTLIGIPGLESVQCWIGIPFCAMYLTAMFGNSMLLIIIKSKSSLHEPMYIFLGMLGVTDIALATTIMPKMLGIFWFHVPEIYFDSCLLQMWLIHTFQCIESGILLSMALDRYVAIHYPLRHGSIFTHQLVTQIGAMVTVRAAILVAPCLVLIKCRLQFYHTTIISHCYCEHMAIVKLAAENVRINKIYGLFVAFAVAGFDLIFITLSYIQIFITVFRLPQKEARWKAFNTCIAHICVFLQFYSLGFFSFFTHRFGAHVPPYIHILFSSLYLLVPPFVNPLVYGAKTKMIRIHVVKMLCS